A genomic stretch from Bdellovibrionota bacterium includes:
- a CDS encoding type IV toxin-antitoxin system AbiEi family antitoxin domain-containing protein: MSKTKQSSHHAVPFSAEEVAKMGISRYALQKKTESGEWERIARGWYRAPVGDYSDDHIFQSVAMRVGAPCAICLISALAYYDLTDIIPRKTWVMVPADRRTKYKDIRLLRTRNPEWKIEIEKIGPFHITSVERTLVDALIHRAIIGGQIGIEALRRAIRDKKTTLGKVMDTAVKLGVDHRIKSYIEALA, translated from the coding sequence ATGTCGAAGACAAAACAAAGTTCTCATCACGCAGTACCCTTCTCGGCTGAGGAGGTCGCTAAAATGGGGATTTCCCGCTACGCCCTACAGAAGAAGACTGAATCGGGCGAATGGGAGCGGATCGCGCGCGGGTGGTACCGAGCTCCCGTTGGAGACTACTCCGACGACCATATCTTCCAATCGGTCGCCATGAGAGTCGGCGCTCCATGTGCGATTTGTCTCATTTCTGCTCTCGCCTACTATGACCTCACGGATATCATTCCGAGAAAAACTTGGGTTATGGTTCCGGCTGACCGAAGGACGAAATACAAGGACATCCGTCTCCTTCGAACACGAAATCCGGAATGGAAAATTGAAATTGAGAAAATTGGACCTTTTCACATAACCTCCGTGGAACGAACTCTCGTGGATGCCCTAATCCACCGTGCGATCATCGGGGGTCAGATTGGAATTGAAGCCCTTCGCCGTGCAATACGAGATAAGAAAACAACTCTGGGAAAAGTGATGGATACGGCGGTTAAGCTCGGCGTGGATCATCGTATAAAATCGTATATTGAAGCTCTCGCATGA
- a CDS encoding nucleotidyl transferase AbiEii/AbiGii toxin family protein: MTRAATSRQIAKALKTIADSSSGLSLNELRIVLALERAAARLTNHKKLNEHLIFKGGFVLLKTTDTSRFTRDLDALAEGFNKADVSKLLPEALAVDLDDGLWYGAFEHEDLVDQGEYGGIRSSCAFQIGDPPLNPNKIRKLSRIHIDVGFGDKITGVKRVTMHSILPQCIPISWRVYPIEYVFSEKLQTFFDRGSANSRAKDLYDLVLLFPKCESTSRLWKAIETTFAKRKTELPISLDERANEVNTAILESAWKSVQTQPEMQFKVIWRQFGRVLEDLEKVRPK, translated from the coding sequence ATGACCCGAGCAGCGACATCCAGACAAATTGCAAAGGCACTAAAGACGATTGCTGATTCTTCATCTGGCCTGAGTTTGAACGAGCTTCGGATCGTTTTAGCGCTGGAAAGAGCCGCTGCTCGTCTGACCAATCATAAGAAACTTAACGAACACCTCATCTTCAAAGGTGGCTTCGTGCTCTTGAAAACAACCGACACCTCGCGCTTTACACGCGATCTCGATGCACTTGCCGAAGGGTTCAACAAAGCCGATGTCTCCAAACTCCTTCCCGAAGCGCTCGCAGTGGACCTCGACGATGGTCTCTGGTACGGGGCCTTCGAGCACGAAGATTTAGTGGACCAAGGTGAATACGGCGGAATTCGATCCTCATGCGCTTTCCAAATCGGCGATCCACCCCTGAACCCGAACAAGATCAGGAAACTATCGCGAATCCACATCGATGTCGGATTTGGAGACAAGATTACGGGAGTTAAACGAGTAACGATGCATTCTATCCTCCCCCAATGCATCCCTATTTCGTGGCGCGTATATCCGATCGAATATGTATTCTCTGAAAAACTACAGACGTTTTTTGACCGAGGCTCCGCGAATTCAAGAGCCAAGGATCTTTATGACCTGGTGCTCTTGTTTCCTAAATGTGAAAGCACAAGTCGTCTTTGGAAGGCGATTGAAACAACCTTTGCAAAGAGAAAAACAGAATTACCCATTTCGCTGGACGAACGTGCCAATGAAGTTAACACGGCGATTCTCGAATCAGCTTGGAAAAGCGTACAGACTCAACCAGAGATGCAGTTCAAAGTTATTTGGAGGCAATTCGGGAGAGTTCTGGAGGATTTGGAAAAGGTTCGACCTAAATGA
- a CDS encoding ABC transporter substrate binding protein, protein MIRATLLTLLFFVSSVQAATVVVLQGNESPFGKRYFCGFSSSATEHLSAFQYDAKKSKAIFQQIQKLAPDIVFSIGEVAVKDLAERLRATPIIVSDFHAGDAAKRANVVLVESDLPIGAGLTLMTAIFPTKKTVGTIYNPKISQSSHDDLVEETGKLGLRLASLKVDSPQEVQAFISSFEGKIDMFYWLHDSTTSVEPALSEIYTFAERHGVPVISLDASHATKGALLSVSVDPFKLGEQAWKTAAAILKDGKIPQMPIGVQPGQLTVSISLKAASKFNIDANALSNFLQQGAKLGYSVRVEP, encoded by the coding sequence ATGATTCGGGCGACGTTGCTAACGCTTTTGTTTTTCGTGAGTTCCGTTCAGGCAGCGACGGTGGTGGTCTTGCAAGGAAACGAATCGCCGTTCGGGAAGAGATATTTTTGCGGGTTTTCGTCGTCGGCCACGGAGCACCTGTCCGCATTCCAATACGACGCCAAGAAATCGAAAGCGATTTTTCAGCAAATTCAAAAATTGGCCCCCGACATCGTCTTTTCGATCGGCGAAGTGGCGGTCAAGGATCTGGCGGAACGCCTTCGGGCCACGCCCATCATCGTCAGCGATTTCCATGCCGGTGACGCAGCCAAGCGGGCCAACGTCGTGTTGGTCGAAAGCGACCTCCCCATCGGAGCCGGCCTTACACTCATGACGGCCATCTTCCCGACCAAAAAAACGGTGGGAACGATCTATAACCCGAAAATCTCCCAGAGCTCGCACGACGACTTGGTGGAGGAGACCGGCAAGCTCGGTCTGCGCCTCGCGTCTCTCAAAGTGGATTCGCCGCAGGAAGTGCAGGCTTTCATCAGTTCGTTCGAAGGGAAGATCGACATGTTTTATTGGCTGCACGACTCCACGACGTCGGTCGAACCGGCCCTTTCCGAGATCTATACGTTCGCGGAGCGGCACGGCGTACCGGTCATTTCGTTGGACGCTTCCCATGCGACCAAAGGGGCGCTTTTGTCCGTATCCGTCGACCCGTTTAAGCTTGGAGAGCAGGCCTGGAAGACAGCGGCGGCGATTTTAAAGGATGGGAAGATTCCGCAGATGCCGATCGGCGTTCAGCCGGGACAACTGACGGTGTCGATTTCTTTAAAGGCGGCCAGCAAATTCAACATCGACGCGAACGCTTTAAGCAATTTCTTGCAGCAGGGCGCGAAGCTTGGCTACTCGGTTCGGGTGGAACCTTAG
- a CDS encoding bifunctional serine/threonine-protein kinase/formylglycine-generating enzyme family protein, which translates to MPYRYPVKFGKYLLTRRIAVGGMAEVFKGKLVGIKGFEKTVAVKRILPEFNEDEEFVQMFVDEARISSNLHHANIIQVFDFGEIDDSYYMAMEFIDGPNLKNLLQRTLKDKGRLPRELAVYIVMQIARALDYAHQVRIDGNEVLNLVHRDVSPQNILVSRSGEVKITDFGIAKSAIKLSRTQPGKIQGKFSYMSPEQAAGQPLNHRSDIFSLGIIAFELLAGIKLYALEDTVKRYRQVREARVPRLGTLVPSLPAQLESLVMQMLSKDPSDRPQTCGEVIEQLSEFLNGKSSEQLAVELGQMIQDLFPPEKSDSGVGRRVEAMLSGGELPGEPGTAVRDDRIKGLEMDRGWSTAVPRSEVTQPARSTGFSSMRTITFAVVMPILAAAAYAFYLDRKEQRVKEVTRVEEAIPTTTATAESSSTPPPPTLSASTPTSFQKTDVALDKRKQREVDTRLQQLEDEVVEAKKEAAVAEQKLAKVEKGLDRVAAPKPPCPEDMVLISAGTFLFGSDATDQDRNHLVEPEASAIPIQRFCVDKYEFPNRKSAPPKTTVKWAEAQALCTKEGKRLCTQEEWERSCKGPNTSKRLNHKYPYGNLWDPNKCNTETSTELTTDEEGKAAPSGKFSACMSAEQVFDLSGNVDEWTASRGRFNNDSRVSRGGSSKRPGWASRCTSIRELRETTAEPDVGFRCCKDAS; encoded by the coding sequence ATGCCGTACCGATACCCGGTAAAGTTTGGAAAATACCTTCTCACGCGCCGGATTGCCGTGGGCGGAATGGCCGAGGTTTTCAAAGGGAAACTGGTCGGCATCAAGGGATTTGAAAAAACCGTCGCCGTCAAACGGATCCTTCCCGAGTTCAACGAGGACGAAGAATTCGTCCAGATGTTCGTCGACGAGGCGCGGATCTCATCGAACCTTCATCACGCGAACATTATTCAGGTCTTCGATTTCGGTGAGATCGACGATTCCTACTACATGGCGATGGAGTTCATCGACGGACCGAATCTAAAGAATCTTCTTCAACGAACATTGAAAGACAAAGGGCGCCTCCCCCGCGAACTCGCCGTATACATCGTGATGCAAATCGCCCGCGCGTTGGATTACGCCCATCAGGTTCGAATCGACGGCAACGAGGTGCTCAATCTGGTTCATCGCGACGTGAGCCCCCAAAATATTCTGGTTTCCCGCTCAGGTGAGGTCAAAATCACCGACTTCGGCATCGCCAAGTCCGCCATCAAACTCTCGCGCACGCAGCCGGGAAAGATCCAGGGGAAGTTCAGTTACATGTCCCCGGAACAGGCGGCGGGGCAGCCGCTCAACCATCGGTCCGATATTTTTTCCCTCGGTATCATCGCATTCGAATTGTTGGCCGGCATTAAGCTTTACGCCTTGGAAGACACCGTCAAACGATACCGACAGGTGCGGGAAGCGCGCGTCCCGAGGCTTGGAACTCTGGTCCCTTCCCTCCCGGCCCAGTTGGAGTCCCTCGTCATGCAGATGCTGTCGAAGGATCCCTCGGACCGTCCTCAGACGTGCGGTGAAGTCATCGAGCAGCTTTCCGAATTCTTAAACGGCAAAAGTTCCGAGCAACTGGCCGTCGAGCTCGGCCAAATGATTCAAGATCTCTTTCCTCCGGAAAAGAGCGATTCGGGGGTCGGGCGACGAGTGGAAGCGATGCTTTCGGGCGGCGAACTCCCCGGCGAACCGGGAACGGCGGTTCGTGACGACCGAATCAAAGGTCTCGAAATGGACCGGGGTTGGTCGACGGCGGTTCCGCGCAGCGAAGTGACACAACCGGCCCGATCCACCGGATTTTCGTCGATGCGCACGATTACGTTCGCCGTCGTCATGCCGATCTTGGCCGCCGCCGCCTACGCTTTCTATCTGGACCGGAAGGAACAGCGAGTGAAGGAAGTCACTCGCGTCGAAGAAGCCATTCCAACGACCACGGCAACGGCGGAATCATCCTCCACGCCGCCGCCACCCACGCTTTCGGCTTCCACTCCCACATCGTTTCAAAAGACCGATGTCGCCCTAGACAAACGAAAGCAAAGAGAAGTGGATACGCGACTACAGCAACTCGAGGACGAAGTGGTGGAGGCCAAAAAAGAGGCTGCGGTGGCCGAACAGAAGCTCGCCAAAGTCGAAAAGGGACTCGACAGGGTGGCCGCACCCAAGCCGCCCTGTCCTGAGGATATGGTGTTGATATCGGCCGGAACATTCTTATTCGGCTCCGATGCGACCGATCAGGATCGAAATCATCTGGTCGAGCCGGAGGCAAGCGCAATCCCGATCCAACGGTTTTGTGTCGACAAATATGAGTTCCCAAATCGGAAATCCGCTCCACCCAAAACAACCGTGAAGTGGGCCGAGGCTCAAGCGCTCTGCACGAAGGAAGGGAAGAGGCTTTGCACGCAGGAAGAATGGGAGCGCTCCTGCAAAGGCCCGAACACGTCCAAGAGACTGAATCACAAATATCCGTATGGAAACCTCTGGGACCCGAACAAATGTAACACCGAAACCAGCACGGAACTGACGACGGACGAAGAGGGTAAGGCCGCGCCTTCCGGAAAGTTCTCGGCCTGCATGTCCGCTGAGCAGGTTTTTGACCTAAGCGGCAACGTCGACGAATGGACGGCCAGCCGCGGCCGTTTCAACAACGACAGCCGTGTCTCGCGAGGAGGTTCGAGCAAGCGACCCGGTTGGGCCAGCCGTTGCACGTCGATCCGTGAGCTGCGGGAGACAACGGCGGAGCCCGACGTCGGCTTCCGGTGCTGCAAGGACGCGTCGTAA
- a CDS encoding NTP transferase domain-containing protein yields the protein MKKRIDLRRLGVVILAAGKATRMESRQNKMLHLVAGRPMLEYVLDSARRLQPSKVAVVIGHQGEKVRRAFSRWSKIHWVRQAEMRGTGDAVRSAAGVFRSFDGQILVLYGDIPGIREETLRRLIMVHGASKNAVTLLTSEMDDPTGYGRIILDADGSVARIVEEKDATDEEREIYEVNTGIGIYDARFLFGSVKLLRPTNKQKEYYLTDLVDMAKKQGKGVGRFRIRDNFQVIGINDRESLAEVSHIFYENKALDLLKSGVTLEDPASTIIEQEVEIGPDTVVGGQTRFRGHTRVGSSAEIGAGGELVECDIDEGVRIGRNVRLLRVKIGTGSVIGSNTTVGTED from the coding sequence ATGAAAAAACGGATTGATTTGAGGAGGTTGGGCGTGGTCATCCTGGCGGCGGGCAAGGCCACGCGGATGGAGTCTCGCCAAAATAAGATGCTTCATCTGGTCGCGGGGAGGCCGATGCTGGAGTACGTCTTGGACTCTGCGCGGCGCCTTCAGCCGTCTAAAGTTGCCGTGGTCATCGGCCATCAGGGAGAAAAAGTTCGCAGGGCGTTTTCGCGATGGTCCAAAATTCATTGGGTGCGTCAGGCGGAAATGCGGGGAACGGGCGATGCCGTTCGAAGTGCGGCGGGCGTATTCCGAAGTTTCGACGGACAAATCCTGGTGCTCTATGGGGATATTCCGGGCATTCGGGAAGAGACGCTCCGCCGGTTGATTATGGTCCACGGAGCCTCCAAGAATGCCGTTACGCTCTTGACTTCCGAGATGGATGACCCGACCGGATACGGTCGGATTATTTTGGATGCGGACGGTTCCGTCGCCCGAATTGTCGAGGAAAAGGATGCGACGGATGAAGAACGGGAAATTTATGAGGTCAACACGGGTATCGGAATTTACGACGCTAGATTTTTGTTCGGCTCGGTCAAGCTTCTCCGACCGACCAACAAACAGAAGGAATATTATCTGACCGATCTCGTGGACATGGCGAAGAAGCAGGGAAAGGGCGTGGGGAGGTTCCGAATCCGGGACAACTTTCAGGTCATAGGAATCAACGACCGTGAAAGTCTAGCCGAGGTTTCTCACATCTTTTACGAGAATAAGGCGCTCGATCTCCTCAAGAGTGGTGTCACGCTTGAGGATCCGGCGTCCACGATCATCGAACAGGAGGTTGAAATCGGGCCGGATACGGTGGTAGGAGGGCAGACCCGCTTTCGAGGGCATACGCGGGTTGGATCTTCGGCGGAGATCGGGGCCGGCGGAGAATTGGTCGAATGCGACATCGATGAGGGGGTGCGAATCGGACGAAACGTTCGCCTTCTTCGCGTGAAAATCGGGACCGGGAGTGTCATCGGATCGAACACGACGGTCGGGACGGAGGACTGA
- the glmS gene encoding glutamine--fructose-6-phosphate transaminase (isomerizing), with protein MCGIMGYVGNRQAAGILIDGLRRLEYRGYDSTGIAVLHDGAIALERSKGKLAELERKVAGQDLRGTIGIGHTRWATHGKPSDENAHPHGSEHVVVVHNGIIENYMELRGKLIEAGFTFRSETDTETIPLLIEYHLRNRLSFEEAVLTTLSEIEGTFALVMISSAEPGKIIAAKNASPLIVGIGKNENFVASDIPALLSHTRDVAILEDGDVAVITQNSFKIMDFSGKTVPRKPTHITWSRVMAEKEGFKHFMLKEIHEQPRAIIDTLRGRLTEGNGHIVLDETEFTDADVANVERIVLVACGTSYHAALVAKFWIEGLARIPVEVDLASEFRYRRPCVHDRVLFVSISQSGETADTLAAIDEAKKLGAKIFSVCNVVGSSIPRKSDHVFYTHAGPEIGVASTKAFTTQLVALAILALYLAKRRNTLDRKEIRDHVHTLLGLPLVIEQTLKSSEDALRVTDRFFEAEHFLYLGRGSSYPIALEGALKLKEISYIHAEGYAGGEMKHGPIALIDEHMPVVVLASGGPTLSKMVSNLEEVRARGGNIIAVMTEGDERIQKLSTATISIPKVGDFIRPIVEVVPLQFLAYQIADKRGTDVDQPRNLAKSVTVE; from the coding sequence ATGTGCGGAATCATGGGATACGTCGGCAATCGGCAGGCGGCCGGCATTCTCATCGACGGCTTACGGCGTCTCGAATATCGAGGGTACGACTCGACGGGGATCGCCGTTTTGCACGACGGAGCGATTGCTTTGGAACGGTCGAAAGGCAAGCTCGCCGAGCTCGAAAGGAAGGTCGCCGGGCAAGATCTCCGGGGGACCATCGGCATCGGCCATACGCGCTGGGCGACGCACGGAAAGCCTTCGGACGAAAACGCCCACCCCCACGGTTCGGAACATGTGGTCGTGGTACACAACGGGATTATTGAGAACTACATGGAGCTCCGCGGAAAATTGATTGAAGCGGGCTTCACCTTTCGATCCGAGACCGACACCGAGACAATTCCCCTTTTGATTGAATACCATCTTCGAAACCGACTCTCGTTTGAAGAGGCGGTGCTGACCACTCTGTCCGAGATTGAAGGCACGTTCGCCCTGGTGATGATCAGCAGTGCGGAACCGGGGAAAATCATCGCGGCCAAAAACGCGAGTCCGTTGATCGTCGGAATTGGAAAAAACGAAAATTTTGTCGCCTCCGATATTCCGGCCTTGTTGAGTCACACACGGGACGTCGCGATTTTGGAAGACGGCGACGTGGCCGTGATTACCCAGAACAGTTTCAAGATCATGGATTTCTCCGGAAAAACGGTCCCCAGGAAACCGACGCATATCACCTGGTCGAGGGTCATGGCCGAGAAGGAAGGCTTCAAGCATTTCATGCTGAAAGAGATTCACGAGCAGCCGCGCGCCATCATCGACACGTTGCGTGGGCGGTTGACGGAGGGGAACGGCCATATCGTCTTGGACGAAACCGAATTCACGGACGCCGATGTCGCAAACGTGGAGCGGATCGTATTGGTCGCATGCGGCACGTCCTACCATGCGGCGTTGGTGGCCAAATTCTGGATCGAGGGACTGGCGCGGATTCCGGTGGAAGTCGATCTGGCATCGGAGTTCCGTTACCGCCGCCCCTGCGTTCATGACCGCGTTCTTTTCGTTTCCATTTCACAGTCGGGCGAAACGGCGGATACGCTGGCCGCGATCGATGAAGCCAAAAAACTGGGCGCGAAGATTTTCTCCGTTTGCAACGTCGTCGGCAGCTCGATCCCCCGGAAATCCGATCACGTTTTTTACACGCACGCCGGCCCCGAGATCGGCGTGGCTTCGACGAAAGCGTTTACGACGCAGTTGGTGGCGCTGGCCATTCTCGCTCTTTATCTGGCGAAACGTCGAAACACGCTCGACCGGAAGGAGATTCGGGACCATGTCCACACATTGTTGGGCCTGCCTTTGGTGATTGAGCAGACGCTTAAATCGAGCGAAGACGCGCTTCGGGTGACGGATCGTTTCTTTGAGGCGGAACATTTTCTATATCTCGGCCGGGGATCGAGTTATCCGATCGCCCTGGAAGGGGCGCTCAAACTCAAAGAGATTTCCTACATTCACGCGGAAGGATATGCCGGGGGCGAGATGAAGCATGGGCCGATCGCATTGATCGACGAACATATGCCTGTGGTCGTTCTGGCCAGCGGCGGTCCCACGCTCTCCAAGATGGTCAGCAATCTCGAAGAAGTGCGCGCTCGGGGGGGCAACATCATCGCCGTGATGACCGAAGGGGACGAACGGATCCAAAAGCTTTCGACCGCGACCATCTCGATTCCGAAGGTGGGCGACTTCATCCGTCCGATCGTTGAAGTCGTTCCGCTTCAATTCCTGGCGTACCAGATCGCCGATAAGCGCGGCACCGACGTCGATCAGCCGCGCAACCTCGCAAAATCCGTGACCGTCGAGTAA
- a CDS encoding BrnA antitoxin family protein produces the protein MKHTEEFPFERARRVSSAEVRAARKAIEEKLGIKRKNRGRPPKGKSEKYRAVSIRLHPKVLAWVRREAKRHGLGYQSLINEILLQLAA, from the coding sequence ATGAAACATACCGAAGAATTCCCGTTTGAAAGAGCTAGGCGAGTAAGCTCGGCTGAAGTTCGTGCCGCTCGGAAAGCGATAGAGGAGAAGCTTGGAATTAAACGAAAAAACCGCGGCCGCCCTCCTAAAGGCAAATCGGAGAAGTATCGAGCAGTATCCATTCGGCTGCATCCAAAAGTCCTGGCATGGGTGAGGCGCGAAGCGAAACGACATGGCCTCGGATATCAGTCGCTGATTAATGAGATTCTCTTACAACTCGCAGCGTAA
- a CDS encoding BamA/TamA family outer membrane protein — translation MLSKGILAWLVVGTVAMPSPAQAYNYPEIEWRTVETKHFIIHYYPQVEWSARKVAVVAEEVYPIVTGIYDYEPKHRTHIVVRDDEDTSNGFAVFNLGWLTIWASPSTLSLRGRHDWIRGVLTHEFSHVVSLQASTGGGYRIEGLRFGGIHNSASRANTDAGGTAYVLTQPGSRWWAEGTAQLDTSAAGYDLWDSMQDTLLRSATLENNLLTFDELHNITVREHFGGEMVYNQGFNFLQWMKETYGQDANVKVTKSAESDWNLDFDKNFSKAIGKSFPELYAEWQKHLKEKYETQVAEIRKAPKEGKKIERVSETTLRKLDDRDRPYADGVFTFYPRFSPDGHWFSVVDRGTLSLRYLDSPFILETPRNEEQEKKEKSKPIGLTLKLGAAYYSWSPDSRQLILSKRLPNIHNGYPYYDLFLAELGPLSNLRAEYLASFRKAATEGERKKITRHYRWQRQSLHIEPDRLTSKLRATHVAWSPDGKSLAFSDNGDGHRNLRLIDPDGKNVRDLVTIGGDAEATEPAWSPDGSSIAFTLFHHDQSDIWIVPAAGGTPKPLTLDAADDRQPVFSADGKEIVFSSDRSGIFQLYRIPMNANPSTSPTAVTNVETGAFMPFAPPDGSELLYSRFSSFGFKAYRIGMGSAPAAEIPAPAEGVESKIRQQLTPDQTFPPLDQSSRYLGWPRPVRVFPSLLWEHEQLKLGLALQAADFLEKHSLTALALFGEEQDYQVQYENDMFYPHISASYTAYIRNDALALFGGTGASNAPESVVRDNIQFIDSGVSKDFFFAHGLRGTHWFSIAYDRRWVDRRIGFPILVNNEVLTDFRLLTNDGMTMKWSYSKTPSQPGRDFDINPRDATYASLSYSLVHTGLFVPDATIPAPNDDYFYHEGTFSLGRYYAMPWEKSWWNRHTFWVNFTGGMKSRDVNINDEFFLGGRLNFRAFGEISSNTLFYGYNDFSISGETMMVLSAGYTFPIARAIDKKWGWIYWDSVFGSLFGEIGNAWTFGEIKNFRQNTTRDSALGQGEVFLEDIGAEFRIKTFLFNDFNRWNSVVRVAYGFQDSAKYGFEDGDSPVRIYIGVGSEF, via the coding sequence ATGCTTTCTAAAGGGATCCTCGCCTGGCTTGTCGTAGGGACGGTCGCGATGCCGTCTCCGGCACAAGCCTATAATTATCCGGAAATCGAATGGAGAACGGTCGAAACCAAACACTTCATTATTCATTATTACCCCCAAGTCGAATGGAGTGCGCGAAAGGTCGCCGTCGTGGCGGAGGAAGTTTATCCGATCGTCACAGGGATCTATGACTACGAGCCGAAACACCGCACACATATCGTGGTCCGTGACGACGAGGACACGTCGAACGGATTTGCCGTCTTTAATCTCGGCTGGCTTACAATCTGGGCGTCCCCCTCCACTCTTTCTCTTCGCGGCCGCCACGACTGGATACGCGGCGTCCTCACGCACGAATTCAGCCATGTCGTGTCGCTTCAAGCTTCGACCGGAGGAGGTTACCGGATCGAAGGACTCCGCTTCGGAGGCATCCACAATTCCGCCAGCCGCGCCAACACCGACGCCGGCGGCACCGCTTACGTATTGACCCAACCGGGCTCCCGATGGTGGGCGGAGGGTACCGCTCAGCTCGACACATCGGCGGCCGGATACGATCTCTGGGATTCGATGCAAGACACCCTCCTTCGATCCGCCACGCTGGAGAACAATCTTCTGACGTTCGACGAGTTGCACAACATCACCGTCCGCGAACACTTCGGCGGCGAGATGGTCTACAACCAGGGATTCAATTTCCTTCAATGGATGAAGGAAACCTATGGCCAAGACGCCAACGTGAAAGTTACGAAATCCGCCGAGAGCGACTGGAATCTCGATTTTGACAAGAATTTTTCCAAAGCGATCGGCAAGAGTTTTCCCGAACTCTATGCCGAGTGGCAAAAGCATCTGAAGGAAAAGTATGAAACTCAAGTCGCTGAAATCCGAAAGGCACCCAAGGAGGGGAAGAAGATCGAACGGGTCAGCGAAACCACGCTCAGAAAACTCGACGACCGCGACCGCCCTTACGCCGACGGCGTTTTCACGTTCTATCCCCGTTTCTCGCCGGACGGCCATTGGTTCAGCGTCGTGGACCGGGGGACGCTCAGCCTGCGGTATTTGGACAGCCCGTTCATTCTCGAAACCCCGCGAAACGAGGAACAGGAGAAGAAGGAAAAGAGCAAACCGATCGGCCTGACGCTGAAGTTGGGCGCGGCGTATTACAGCTGGTCCCCCGACTCGCGACAGCTCATCCTCTCCAAGCGATTACCCAACATCCATAACGGGTATCCGTACTATGACCTCTTCCTGGCCGAATTGGGGCCCCTTTCGAATCTTCGCGCCGAATATCTGGCCTCATTTCGAAAAGCGGCGACCGAAGGAGAACGAAAGAAGATCACGCGGCATTACCGATGGCAGAGGCAGTCCCTGCATATCGAGCCGGACCGCCTCACCTCGAAGCTCCGGGCCACGCATGTCGCCTGGTCGCCCGACGGCAAGAGCCTGGCTTTCTCCGACAACGGGGACGGACACCGGAACTTGCGCCTCATCGATCCGGATGGGAAGAATGTTCGAGATTTGGTCACGATCGGCGGCGATGCCGAAGCGACCGAACCGGCTTGGTCCCCGGATGGATCGAGCATCGCTTTTACGCTTTTCCATCACGATCAATCCGACATCTGGATCGTCCCGGCGGCGGGAGGGACTCCTAAGCCTCTTACGCTCGACGCCGCCGACGATCGGCAACCCGTTTTTTCCGCGGATGGAAAAGAAATTGTTTTTTCATCCGACCGGTCCGGCATCTTTCAGCTCTATCGCATCCCCATGAACGCAAATCCTTCGACGTCGCCGACGGCAGTGACGAACGTCGAAACCGGAGCGTTCATGCCGTTTGCACCGCCCGACGGATCCGAGCTGCTCTACTCGCGTTTCAGTTCGTTCGGGTTCAAAGCGTATCGAATCGGTATGGGTTCCGCTCCTGCCGCCGAAATCCCGGCCCCGGCCGAAGGCGTGGAATCCAAGATCCGGCAGCAATTGACACCCGATCAAACCTTCCCTCCGCTGGACCAGAGTTCCCGATATTTGGGATGGCCGCGACCCGTCCGCGTCTTTCCCTCGCTTCTTTGGGAACATGAGCAGCTGAAATTGGGGTTGGCTCTTCAGGCCGCCGATTTCCTTGAAAAACACAGCCTGACGGCCTTGGCGCTTTTCGGCGAAGAGCAGGACTACCAAGTCCAATATGAAAACGACATGTTTTATCCGCATATTTCGGCGAGCTATACGGCGTACATCCGAAACGACGCCCTCGCCCTGTTCGGCGGCACCGGAGCGAGTAACGCGCCGGAATCGGTCGTCCGGGACAACATTCAGTTCATCGACAGCGGAGTTTCCAAGGACTTCTTCTTCGCTCACGGCCTCCGCGGCACGCACTGGTTTTCGATCGCGTACGACCGGCGTTGGGTCGATCGCCGAATCGGATTTCCGATTCTCGTCAACAACGAAGTACTCACGGACTTTCGCCTCCTCACCAATGATGGAATGACGATGAAGTGGTCCTATAGCAAAACCCCCTCCCAGCCCGGCCGAGATTTCGACATCAATCCGCGGGACGCGACGTACGCTTCGCTTTCGTATTCGCTGGTCCACACCGGTCTTTTCGTTCCGGACGCGACGATTCCCGCGCCGAACGACGACTATTTCTATCACGAGGGAACGTTTTCGCTGGGCCGCTACTACGCCATGCCGTGGGAAAAATCCTGGTGGAACCGTCACACGTTCTGGGTCAATTTCACGGGAGGAATGAAGTCGCGCGACGTGAACATCAACGACGAATTCTTCCTGGGAGGCCGCCTCAACTTCCGCGCCTTTGGGGAAATCAGCAGCAACACGCTCTTTTACGGATACAACGATTTCAGCATATCGGGCGAAACGATGATGGTCCTATCCGCCGGATACACCTTTCCGATCGCCCGGGCCATCGACAAGAAATGGGGATGGATCTACTGGGACAGCGTCTTCGGAAGCCTCTTCGGCGAGATCGGAAACGCCTGGACGTTCGGAGAAATCAAGAATTTTCGGCAGAATACGACGCGTGACTCGGCACTGGGGCAAGGCGAGGTCTTTTTGGAAGATATCGGTGCCGAATTCCGGATCAAGACGTTCTTGTTTAACGACTTCAACCGATGGAACAGCGTCGTGCGCGTGGCTTACGGTTTCCAGGATTCCGCCAAGTACGGCTTCGAAGACGGAGATTCACCCGTCCGCATTTACATCGGCGTCGGCTCGGAATTTTAG